From Drosophila yakuba strain Tai18E2 chromosome 2L, Prin_Dyak_Tai18E2_2.1, whole genome shotgun sequence, one genomic window encodes:
- the LOC26535684 gene encoding 26S proteasome regulatory subunit 7 has protein sequence MPDYLGDDQRKVKHDEKEDKEIKSLDEGDIELLKTYGQSQYHKSIKSIEEDIQKAVKQVNELTGIKESDTGLAPPALWDLAADKQILQNEQPLQVARCTKIINADSDDPKYIINVKQFAKFVVDLADSVAPTDIEEGMRVGVDRNKYQIHIPLPPKIDPTVTMMQVEDKPDVTYSDVGGCKEQIEKLREVVETPLLHPEKFVNLGIEPPKGVLLFGPPGTGKTLCARAVANRTDACFIRVIGSELVQKYVGEGARMVRELFEMARSKKACLIFFDEIDAIGGARFDDGAGGDNEVQRTMLELINQLDGFDPRGNIKVLMATNRPDTLDPALMRPGRLDRKVEFGLPDQDGRSHIFKIHARSMSVERDIRFDLLARLCPNSTGAEIRSVCTEAGMFAIRARRKVATEKDFLEAVNKVIKSYAKFSATPRYMTYN, from the coding sequence ATGCCGGATTACCTGGGCGATGACCAGCGCAAGGTGAAGCACGATGAGAAGGAGGATAAGGAGATCAAGTCGCTGGATGAAGGCGACATTGAGCTTCTGAAGACTTATGGCCAGAGCCAGTATCACAAATCCATCAAGAGCATTGAGGAGGACATTCAGAAGGCTGTGAAGCAGGTGAACGAGCTTACTGGAATCAAGGAAAGCGACACGGGTCTGGCGCCACCAGCCCTCTGGGATTTGGCCGCCGACAAACAGATCCTGCAAAACGAGCAACCGCTGCAGGTGGCCCGCTGCACCAAGATAATTAACGCGGATTCGGACGACCCCAAGTATATCATCAATGTAAAGCAGTTCGCCAAGTTCGTGGTGGACCTGGCCGACTCGGTGGCCCCCACCGATATAGAAGAGGGAATGCGTGTAGGCGTCGACCGCAACAAGTACCAGATCCACATTCCTCTGCCTCCCAAGATTGATCCTACGGTAACCATGATGCAGGTCGAGGACAAGCCAGACGTCACCTACAGCGATGTGGGCGGCTGCAAGGAACAGATTGAAAAGCTGCGCGAGGTGGTAGAGACGCCACTACTACACCCGGAAAAGTTCGTCAATCTGGGTATTGAGCCTCCTAAGGGtgtgcttttgtttggccCACCTGGAACGGGAAAGACCCTTTGTGCGCGTGCCGTGGCTAACCGCACCGACGCCTGCTTCATCCGCGTGATTGGCTCTGAGCTGGTGCAAAAATACGTGGGTGAGGGCGCCCGTATGGTACGCGAACTGTTCGAAATGGCTCGTTCCAAGAAGGCTTGTCTCATCTTCTTCGACGAAATCGATGCTATCGGTGGAGCCCGTTTCGACGATGGCGCCGGAGGCGACAACGAGGTGCAGCGCACTATGCTGGAGCTTATTAACCAACTGGATGGCTTTGATCCGCGCGGAAATATCAAGGTGCTGATGGCAACCAACCGACCCGACACCCTGGATCCGGCGCTTATGCGACCCGGACGTCTAGACCGAAAGGTGGAGTTCGGCCTGCCTGATCAGGACGGTCGCTCGCACATCTTTAAGATTCACGCCCGTTCCATGTCCGTGGAGCGCGACATTCGCTTCGATCTGCTGGCCCGTCTATGTCCCAACTCGACGGGTGCTGAGATTCGGTCAGTGTGCACGGAGGCGGGCATGTTCGCTATTCGGGCGCGTCGCAAGGTGGCCACAGAGAAGGACTTCCTCGAAGCCGTCAACAAGGTTATCAAGAGCTACGCTAAGTTCAGCGCCACTCCCCGCTATATGACCTACAACTAA